In one window of Tachypleus tridentatus isolate NWPU-2018 chromosome 2, ASM421037v1, whole genome shotgun sequence DNA:
- the LOC143244176 gene encoding uncharacterized protein LOC143244176 yields the protein MKMGDSGKEPVITETQHDSDLTNGFDSLSPEGDCKETTDRRVSAPQVSKTPVHGHGVKITTPRSEGKSKIPYLPDHSVKALTVNQKSPSSDNVYKPRASQLNNYAPVHIARNGRRSSDSSNYPPNIHRSRSPSNDSLEEGSFLNRGSLDRHSYRSLRTSNISPKVDTGYKTWAFRQRSPRSSLSSDLFRPPPPPPIGSQYPVRSLAPKTRTILSNPKCIPQKKKNSVKKPILSPNKVQKLLKDVDFDTGQDFLAEIEKFIESYKSKVEKKLREEKLTTSFPDETPTLIHASESLRALSDERPSGRWDNSLQPSPPKSRSHSLGTSKIPMSVRYNKRVW from the coding sequence ATGAAAATGGGAGATAGTGGGAAAGAACCCGTTATCACAGAAACACAGCACGATAGTGATCTAACAAATGGGTTCGATTCCTTGTCACCAGAAGGGGACTGTAAGGAAACTACAGATAGGCGTGTAAGTGCTCCTCAAGTTTCTAAAACTCCTGTGCATGGACATGGTGTTAAAATTACAACACCTAGATCAGAAGGAAAGTCCAAGATTCCATATCTTCCGGACCACTCTGTCAAAGCCTTAACCGTGAATCAAAAGTCTCCTAGCTCAGATAACGTGTATAAACCTCGAGCGTCCCAATTAAATAATTATGCTCCTGTACATATCGCTAGAAACGGAAGGAGGTCATCTGACTCCTCCAACTATCCTCCTAATATCCATAGAAGCCGCTCTCCTAGTAATGATTCTTTAGAAGAGGGATCGTTTTTGAATAGAGGGAGTTTAGACAGGCATTCTTATAGGAGTCTCAGAACTTCTAACATTTCTCCAAAAGTAGACACAGGCTACAAGACTTGGGCATTCCGCCAGCGCTCGCCTAGGTCTTCCCTAAGCTCTGACCTCTTtagaccaccaccaccaccacctatTGGATCTCAATATCCTGTAAGATCGTTGGCTCCCAAGACGAGGACCATCCTTTCTAATCCTAAGTGTATTCCACAGAAGAAGAAGAATTCTGTTAAAAAGCCAATTTTGTCTccaaataaagtacagaaacttctAAAGGATGTTGACTTTGATACGGGCCAAGATTTCTTGGCAGAAATAGAAAAATTCATcgaaagctacaaatcaaaagtgGAAAAGAAATTGAGGGAAGAGAAACTAACGACAAGTTTTCCTGATGAAACTCCAACGTTAATACATGCTTCTGAATCGCTTAGAGCTCTCTCTGATGAACGACCTTCTGGCCGTTGGGATAACTCACTTCAGCCCTCTCCACCAAAGTCAAGGTCTCACAGCCTAGGCACTTCCAAGATCCCAATGTCGGTCAGATATAATAAACGCGTATGGTAA